One window of Alkaliphilus metalliredigens QYMF genomic DNA carries:
- a CDS encoding regulatory protein GemA, translated as MEVITGLQIKKIWATAREIGLEKEDLYTIIYRESKKESMKQLTKAQANKVIDAMVRPKKKKKQKRTDDGGRSSTKAQRQTIYRMTEELGWNNDNDRINGFVKKMFEVERLEWLDGYGCSRLIEILKKMIKRIEVEKVVEKDG; from the coding sequence ATGGAAGTTATTACAGGTTTGCAAATAAAGAAGATATGGGCGACTGCTAGAGAGATTGGATTAGAAAAGGAAGATCTATACACGATCATTTATAGAGAATCTAAGAAGGAAAGCATGAAGCAATTGACAAAAGCGCAAGCCAACAAAGTAATTGATGCGATGGTTAGGCCCAAGAAGAAGAAAAAGCAAAAAAGAACAGATGATGGTGGTAGAAGTTCGACGAAGGCTCAAAGACAGACTATCTACAGAATGACAGAAGAATTAGGTTGGAACAATGACAATGACAGAATCAATGGATTTGTAAAGAAAATGTTTGAGGTAGAGCGCCTTGAGTGGCTGGACGGTTATGGATGTAGCAGGCTAATCGAAATATTAAAGAAGATGATTAAAAGAATTGAAGTGGAGAAGGTGGTTGAGAAGGATGGCTAA
- a CDS encoding AbrB/MazE/SpoVT family DNA-binding domain-containing protein translates to MKTKKINKSGGFTIPSDIRREIDMDKGQAVDIEVEAGKLIISKHTPRCMFCRTIDGVVRYQNNHVCSKCIKEMGDKVDG, encoded by the coding sequence ATGAAAACAAAAAAGATTAATAAAAGTGGAGGGTTCACCATTCCTTCGGACATCAGAAGAGAAATTGACATGGACAAAGGGCAAGCAGTTGATATTGAGGTAGAGGCAGGGAAGTTGATAATCTCAAAGCATACTCCAAGATGTATGTTCTGTAGAACTATTGATGGTGTGGTAAGGTACCAAAACAACCATGTATGCTCTAAATGTATTAAAGAAATGGGGGACAAGGTAGATGGATAA